The window CGACGGCGCCGGGATCCCGGGGACCGAGGCCGTCTGCCGCCATGGCGTGGCCTGGTACGCGGGACTCCTGGGAGGCAGCCTCCTCGGCCTGCTGTCCCGCGGTCCCGAGCACAGCCTCGCCGCACTTCTCGCGGAAGCCGTCGATCGGGTCACGGACGCCCACCGCGACACCTGCGACGTCGGCGCTCCCACCGCTCCCTCGGCTGCCGTGGCCGTCGTGCGCACGGCCGCCGGATACGTCGACCACCTGGTGCTGGGCGACGCGTTCCTCGTCGTCGACGTGCCGGGTGGCGATCCGGCGGTGGTGTCGGACCCCCGGGAGGAGGCCGTCTGCCGACCGTACCGGTCCGCGCTCGCGACCCTCCCCGAAGGCGGCGACGCCTACCGCCGCGTGCTCGGTGAGATGCGCGCGAACCGGAACCGGCGGGGAGGGTTCTGGGTGGCCAAGGACGATCCCCGCGCGGCGGACGAGGCGGTCACGGGGAGCCGCCCGCTCTCCGAGGTCACCGGAGTGGCCCTGCTCAGCAACGGCGCGGCGCGGATCGTCGACCCGTTCGGGCTCGCCGACTGGCCGGAGGTCCTCGCCACCCTGGCGTCGCGGGGCCCGCAGGACATCGTCCGCAGGGTCCGGCAAGCGGAGGCACGCCGCGCGGTGCGCGCGGACGACGCGACGGTCGCGTACTGCACCGGACTCGGCGGGGCCTGACCATCCCGGCGGGCCACCCGGTCCCGTGTCCCGGTGTCCCGCGCCGGCCGGGCCGCCGGTTGCGCAACGGCGAAGCGCTGCCGACGGGGCGGGGGAAGCGGTGCTCAGTCCTCCGTCAGCATGCCCTCGCGCAGTTTCGCGACGATACGGCTCAGCAGCCGGGAG is drawn from Streptomyces sp. NBC_00178 and contains these coding sequences:
- a CDS encoding integrase, with the translated sequence MRVSMTSEAARPGRVNEDFTGAVPGAAVLVDGAGIPGTEAVCRHGVAWYAGLLGGSLLGLLSRGPEHSLAALLAEAVDRVTDAHRDTCDVGAPTAPSAAVAVVRTAAGYVDHLVLGDAFLVVDVPGGDPAVVSDPREEAVCRPYRSALATLPEGGDAYRRVLGEMRANRNRRGGFWVAKDDPRAADEAVTGSRPLSEVTGVALLSNGAARIVDPFGLADWPEVLATLASRGPQDIVRRVRQAEARRAVRADDATVAYCTGLGGA